TGGATAGGTGTGATTGCGAAAATCGAATGACCCGATGGGCGACGATGTCGCCGCAAAGCGGCCGTCCTTGATCTCAGCCTGAAGATCGGGGAATTCCGGTTCGGCCGGCGGCGGCACAAAACTCTTCGGCGGTTCGGCTTCCGTCGTGTTGGCGTCAACCGACGCTATCGCGTTTCCGCTATCCGCCGACCCGCCGCACGATGCGGCAAACAAAAGAACGGCAATAGCAAAAATGACGGCTATTTCTTTCGAGTTGGGTCTCATGTTTTCCAGCGGGGAGCGATGAATACGATCTTAGGTGCCAAAGCTGGCACCGACTGCTTCGGCCCGCCGCCTATGCTCGGCCGCCGCGTCCTGATCGCCCAGCCGATCGAACTTGTCAGCGGCCGTTGCATAAAAACGGCGAAGGGCCTTTCTCACGAAATCCCGATACTCAACAAGCGGGAACGCCGATCCCTGGTCGGCCTCATAAAGGCCCTGCAGTTCCATGTCTCCGACCTCTTTTGCGACCACCGCCGCCCGCCCGGCATCGGCCGCAGCCGACAATATCTCGGTCAGAACGTTAAGAAGCGTTCTCACAATGACGTGGTCACGGCGGCCGAACTGATAGAGCTGGTCAAAGGCGTCGTCGATATACTGTTCAAATGACGGCTCTTTCACAAAGATGCCGTGGCCTTCCAGCGTTGCTGACTTCCTCGATCGCAGGTCACGTCCCGCAAGCTCCTTGATTATCACGCCAAGGTAATGGATGCAATTGACACATGTCGTTGGGTCGTTCACCGCGGGCGAGATGGCTTTGACGCCAATGTCAACAAGCTGCCTAACGCCGTACTCGATATCCTGATCGATGCTCCGGAATTTATGAAGAGCAAAACACCCCTTTATCTCGCTTTTGATCGCGGCTGGAAGCGGCGTCTCGGGCTCGATCACCGCGAGCGGTGAACCGACCTCGACAAAGCTGCCAAGATAGTTTGAGACGCACAAGACCGCTTCGGGATGATCGCGCCTTACATTGGAAAACACCGCCAATAGGCGATCTGTGTCTATCGCCGCGAGAAAACCGCTCGTTTCTGAGCAGACCGTCGACGGCGGCGGGGCCGTAACCTCCTCGATCCGTGGAAGGTCACGTTCGATCTCTTCGAGCGTGCGGTTCGCGATGTTATGGGTGATGCTGGCGGCATTGATGTTGTCGGCAAGATAGCTCAGAAATGCCGGAAAAAGAACAAAGACGCCGTAAGCCGAAAGCATGACCGCAAGCAATTGAAGCTGAACGACGCCGACAAACTGCACCGCGAACAAAAAGCCGAAGATGCCGATGAACGACCAAAGGAAAACGCGGCGAAACTTGTCGCCATGCCAAAAATGCCG
The DNA window shown above is from Chloracidobacterium sp. and carries:
- a CDS encoding DUF2254 domain-containing protein, whose amino-acid sequence is MSDDLRRSQSKRRTVRADRDHAGLLVSVLIGFLALYLLLLVVLGRPTWKVLEQMLPSLGIAMIGVGITVLVTTFSFVFVALSLVSVQFSPRVVRHFWHGDKFRRVFLWSFIGIFGFLFAVQFVGVVQLQLLAVMLSAYGVFVLFPAFLSYLADNINAASITHNIANRTLEEIERDLPRIEEVTAPPPSTVCSETSGFLAAIDTDRLLAVFSNVRRDHPEAVLCVSNYLGSFVEVGSPLAVIEPETPLPAAIKSEIKGCFALHKFRSIDQDIEYGVRQLVDIGVKAISPAVNDPTTCVNCIHYLGVIIKELAGRDLRSRKSATLEGHGIFVKEPSFEQYIDDAFDQLYQFGRRDHVIVRTLLNVLTEILSAAADAGRAAVVAKEVGDMELQGLYEADQGSAFPLVEYRDFVRKALRRFYATAADKFDRLGDQDAAAEHRRRAEAVGASFGT